GGACGGCCCGCGCCAGCGGATAGACCAGCAGATAGAGCATGCCGCCGACGGCGGGGGCGATCAGCGCGTACGGCCAGAGGCCGTGCGCCCGGCCCGCCGGCCCGGTGCGTGGGGCGGGGCGCGGGACCGGCCGCCGCCGGGGGGTGCGGGGTACGGGGGTCCGTTCGGCGACGACCGGCACGGTACGCCTCCTTCCTGTGGCTGGTGATCGGGTGCGGGCCGGGTCAGGAACCGGCGTTCATGGCCCGGCTGATGTCCTGCGAGGCCTTCGCCGCCTCCTTGACCGGGTCGCGCCCGGTGAGCACGGCGGTCATGTAGTCCTTGATCGGGTTCTCCGCCTCGACCGCCGCCCATCCCGGGGTGTTGGGCGTGGCATGGCCGTTGGCGGCGCCGACCGCCATCGCCGCCGCCCCCGGGTCACCGGCCACGGCGGAGGCGAGCGAGGTGCGGTTCGGCACGTAGCTCATGGCGACGGCGAGCTTCTTCTGCCAGGCGTTGCCGGTCAGCTCCTTGATGAAGGTGACCGCCTCCTCGGGGTGGGCGGCGGCGGCCGGTACGACGAGGTCCGAGCCGCCGGTGAAGACCGCGCCGGGGGTGTCGGCCGTCTTGCCCGGGATGGGGAAGAAGGCGAGCTTGCCCTTGAGTCCGGGGTTCTTCTCCACGATGACGTTGGCCCCGCCGGGGGTGGAGATGACCTGGGCCACCTGCCCCTGCGCCATCACCTCGGCCTGCGGCGGATCGTCCTCGTCGGAGTCCTTGGGCCCCTTGCCGAGCGCCTGGAGCTCCTCGTAGAACGCCATACCGCGCAGGGCCTCGGGGGTGTCCAGCGCGCCGGACCACTTCCCCCCGGACTCGGTGGCGAGGTCGCCGCCCTCGTCCCAGATGAAGCCGGCCAGCGCGTACCACATCTGGCCGGGCAGGTAGATGCCCTGTGTACCGCCCGTGTTGAGCTTGGTCGTGGCGTCGATCCACTGCTCGCGGGTCTTGATCGCCTTCGCGTCGACGCCCGCCTTCTCGAAGAGGTCGGTGCGGTGGATGACCACCCGGTTGGCCGCGTAGTACGGGATGCCGTACTGCTTCCCCTCGTACGCCCCGGGCTCCGCCAGGCCGCTCAGCCAGTCCGCGCCGTTCAGCTCGTCCTTGCGGTCGCTGAGGTCGAGAAGCCCGCCGCTCTCGGCGTACTGCGCCACCTGGGTGTTGCCCGCCTCGATGACGTCCGGGGCGTCGTTGCTGGCCAGGGCGGCGGTGATCTTCTGGCCGATGCCGTCCCACTCCTGGATCTGGATCTTCACATCGATCTCCGGGTGGCGCTTCGCGAAGTCGGCCGTGAACTCCTTCTGAAAGGTGTCCGAGACGCTGTCGCGCATCAGCCAGACGTCCACCCTCGTCCGCCCGTCCCCGCTCGCGGAGCCGGACGGCGAACTACAGGAACTGAGCGCGGCGGCCAGAACGAGCACGGACCCACCGGCAAGCAAGCGGTACTTCACGGTTCACCTCGGAAAGCAGAACTGAGCCCGACCTGAGTCCGACCTGACCACCTGACCAGTGATGTCCACTGGACAGCTCACCTCTCGATGGGGGTTGAAGGTGGCATAGACCAATGAGGTCGTCAACCCCCTGCGTACAAAGGTGATTTGGTGATCCGTACGTAACATGCTCGCTCTGGCCGACCGCGGTAGGCGCTACACTTGGCCTGACCAGCAGGCCAGTTGGTCCGGCAGTCCGGTCAACTGGTAAGGAAGGTGAATCCGTCGGGAGGGGAGCGCATGGACACGGATGTGCCGGGGACGGTGCTCAAACGGGAGCGGACGCGCGATGCGGTCCTGGAGCTGATCGAGTCGCGCAGCCCCGGCGACGCGATCCCCTCGGAGCGGGCCCTGTGCTCCCTGCTGGGTGTGTCGCGGCCCACCGTGCGCGCGGCGGTCGACGAGCTGGTCGCCGCCGGGCTCCTGGTGCGCGAGCACGGCCGGGGGATGTTCGTCGCGCCCGCCAAGATCACCCAGGAGCTGGTGGCGGGGGACCGGTCGCTGGCCGTGCCGCAGGCGGCGGGCGCCTGGTCGAGTCGGCTGCTGGAGTTCACCACCCTCCAGGCGGGGGCCCGGGTCGGCCGCAAGCTGCGGATGTCACCCGCCGCCGAGATCGTCTACGTGGCCCGGCTGCGGCTGGTCGACGGGGCGCCGATGGCCATCGAGCACCTGCACATCCGGGCCGGGCTGGTGCCCGGCCTCAGCGCGCAGGAGCTGGAGAGCGGGGATCTCTACGAGCACCTGCGCACCACCCATGACGTACACGTCCACGAGGCGGTCCAGGCGATCGAACCCACGGTCGTCACCCGCGCCGAGGCGAAGCTCCTCGACGTCCCCGAGCTCTCCCCGGCCCTGCTCTTCGAACGGCTGACCTCCGACACGGCCGGGCGGCCGGTGGAGTACGTCCACTCGCTCTACCGGGGCGACCGCTACCGGATCGTCTCCCGCCTCGCCCTCGGCCGGGCCGCCGAGGTCTTCCCGGACCGGGAGGGTCACCACCCGGGCATCCCGCCGGGCGACTTCGCGCACGGCGACGCGATCACCTCCTCGACCAGGGGAGACATCCAGACGGGGGCCTGAGCCGCACCCCCGGACAGCGTTGCGCAGAGTGCAACTCTGGTTGCACCTCTTGCCGTTGGCGGCTCGGCGGGCCAAGGTGGCGGCACATCCGAAGCGACCGATCCCCCCACGAGGTGCCTCGCATGAACGCCGTACCCAACCCTGCCTCCGGGCGCCCGAGCGTCGGCCGCCGAAGCCTCCTCGGCGGCCTGCTCGCGGGAGCCGCCGCCCTGGTGGCCGCCCCCGCCCTCTCCGCGTCGGCCCACGCCGCCGCCCGGCCGGCCCCCGCCGCCACCCGCCGCCTCCTCCTCGGCACCTACACCTCCGCCGAGGGCGGCGGCACCGGCATCGGCACCGCCACGTACGACACCGCCACCGGAGCGATGACCCCGGGGGCCGTGATCACCGGCGTCGAGAACCCCTCCTACCTGGCCCTCCACCCCTCCGGCTCCACCGTCTACGCCGTCGCCGAGCAGGACGCCGGCGCGGTCACCGCCGTGGCGCTCGCGCCGGACGGGACGTACGACGTGCTCGGCACCCGCCCCACCGGCGGCTCCGGCCCCACCCACCTCTCCGTCCACCCGTCCGGGGACTGGCTCCTCAGCGCGAACTACACCTCCGGCAGCGTCGCCGTGCACCCCATCGCGGCGGACGGCTCGCTCGGCGAGCGCACCGACCTGGTCACGCACAGCTCCCCGCCGCCCGGTCCCGGCCAGAGCGGGCCGCACGCCCACCAGATCGTCACCTCGCCCGACGGCGGCCACGTCCTCGCCGTCGACCTCGGCACCGACACGGTGTACACGTACCGACTCGACACCTCCGCCGGAACGCTCACCGAGGTCTCCCGCGCCGCCCTGGCCCCCGGCTCCGGCCCGCGCCACCTCACCTTCCACCCCGGCGGGCGCTCCGCCTATCTGGCCTGCGAGCTGGACAACACCACGGTCGTCTGCGCGTACGACCCCGGGAACGGAACCCTCACGCCCGGCCCCGGCCAGTCCACCGGGGCGGAGACCGGCTACCCGGCCCAGCTGGTCGTCACCGGCGACGGCTCGTACGCGTACCTCGCCAACCGGGGCCCCAACAGCCTCACCCGTTACGCGGTGGAGGACGGCGGAGCGGCCCTGCGACTGCTGGACACCGTGCCCGTCGGCGGGGACTGGCCGCGCCAGCTCGCCCTGTCCCCGGACAGCTCCCTGCTCTTCGCCGCCAACCAGCGCTCCGCCACCGTCACCGCCTTCCGGGTGGGCGACGACGGCTCCCTGGCCTCGGCGGGCGACGCGCTCCCGGCGCCGGTCGCGGTCTGCGTCCTGCCGCTGCCGTGACGCCCGGGGCGGGTCCGTTCCAGCGGTTACAGTCGTGCCCCGGCCGCGCGCCCGCACCCGCGGCGAGGACATCAGGGAGGCACAGTGCGCTTGAGGGTGGAATTCACCACCGAGCCCTTCGATCTCGACGAGGCGCCCGCCCACGCGGTGGTGGCCCGTGAGGTGATCCAGAGCGCCGAACTCGACGCCGTGGACGTCGGGCCGTTCGGCAACACGGCGGAAGGGGGCGCGGGCGAGGTGCTCACCGCCGTGGACTCCCTGCTGCGCCGGGCCCTGGCCTCGGGTGCCACCCGGGTCTCGCTCCAGGTCAATGTGATCGGGGAGGAGGTACGGTGACCGAATCCGCCGATCACTCTCCGGTCACCGTCGACCACCCCTTCGTATCGGCCGTCAAACCGCTCGTCGACGCGATGGGCGCCGAGCTGCTCGGCCCCGACCAGGCCCAGCCGGACGATGTGGTGCTCGCGTGGGAGGGCCGGGACGTCATAGCCGTACGGCTGCCCCAGCTCTCCGACTCGTTGGACCACATCCTCGCCGCGCTGGAGCGGCGGCACGGGATGCCGCTCGCCGACCTGGACCGGAAGGCCAAGCAGTCCGTCGTCCGGACCCTGGAGGCACGCGGTGCCTTCTCCGTACGACACGGGGTGGAGACCGTGGCCGGCGCCCTGGGCGTCTCCCGGTTCACCGTGTACAACTACCTGAACCGGGAACATTCGGCCAAGGGTGAGTAGTTGGCCGAACGCACAGGAAAGCCGCTGTCCGGATGCCGGGACGGCGGCTTTCTCCGTTCGCGAGATTTCAACAAAGTGTTGACGTCGTGTTGCGGAGGGCGTTAGCTATCCGCAGCCCGAACAACGCACAGCGAAAAACAGCCACGGAGGCTCCCGTGACTTCGAGCTCCACACCGGGCCTCACCCGGTTCAACACCCTGGCGGACGGTGATTCCACCCCCGCACTGCACGAGGTCTGTGCCAGTGCGGCCTGGGGAGAGACCGTCCTCGCCGGTCGTCCGTACGCCACCGAGGAAGCCCTGCTCTCCGCCAGCGACGCCGCCATGGCCGAGCTGACCGCGGAGGACCTGGCCGAGGCGATGGCGGGCCACCCGCCGATCGGCCGCCCGAAGCCGGGCGACCCGACCTCCTCCCGCGAGCAGCGGGGGATGGCCGGCGCCTCCGAGGAGCTCAAGACCGAGATGCTCGAACTGAACCTGGCCTACCAGGAGCGGTTCGGACATGTCTTCCTGATCTGTGCCACCGGTGCCACCGGTGAGCAGATGCGCGACGCGGTGAGGTCCCGGATCGGGAACTCGCCCGAGCAGGAGCAGGAGATCGTGCGCACCGAACTGGGCAAGATCAACCGCATCCGGCTGACCCGTCTCGTACGGGAGACCCTCGCAGAGGAAGCTCCCGCACAGGAGTCCTGAGATCAAGGAGAGTGACGGTCTTGAGTACCGACACGACCGCGTCGGTGTCCACGCACATCCTGGACACCTCCATCGGCCGCCCCGCCGCGTCCGTCGCCGTCTCGCTCGCCGCCCGCAGCGGCAGCGACGCGCCGTACGTGACGCTCGGAGCCTCCGCGACCGATGCGGACGGGCGCTGCAAGGACCTGCCGGCGCTGCCGGAGGGAACCACCCATGTACGCCTCGCCTTCGACACCGAGACGTACTTTTCCAAGAAGCAAGCCGAGGCGCAGCAGGACGCCCCCCGCGTAAGGGACAGCGGCGCGTTCTTCCCGGAAGTGACGATCGCCTTCGCGGTCGTGCCGGGCGAGCACTATCACGTACCGCTGCTGCTCAACCCGTTCGGCTACTCCGTTTACCGAGGGAGCTAGCACCGACATGCCCACGATTCTCGGCCAGAACCAGTACGGCAAAGCAGAGAACCGCGTCGTTAAGATCACGCGGGACGGCGACACCCACCACATCAAGGACCTGAACGTCTCGGTCGCCCTCTCCGGCGACATGGACGACGTGCACTACTCCGGCTCCAACGCCAACGTCCTGCCGACCGACACCACCAAGAACACGGTGTTCGCGTTCGCCAAGGAGCACGGGATCGAGTCCGCCGAGCAGTTCGGCATCCACCTCGCCCGGCACTTCGTCTCCTCGCAGGAGCCGATCCACCGCGCCCGCATCCGGATCGAGGAGTACGCCTGGGAGCGCATCGCGACCTCCGACGGCAACTCCAAGTTCATCGGCGCCGACGAGGTCAAGCACTCCTTCGCCCGCAAGGGCATGGAGACCCGCGTCTCCCAGATCACCTACGACGGGGAGAGCTGGGAGGTCATCTCGGGCCTCAAGGACCTCACCGTGATGAACTCGACCAACTCCGAGTTCTGGGGCTACGTCAAGGACAAGTACACGACGCTGAAGGAGGCGTACGACCGCATCCTGGCGACCGACGTCTCCGCGCGCTGGCGCTACAACTGGACCAGCGACGAGCAGCCCATGCCGAACTGGGAGAAGTCCTACGAGCAGGCGCGCAAGCACATGCTCCAGGCCTTCGCCGAGACGTACTCCCTCTCGCTCCAGCAGACCCTTTACCAGATGGGTTCGCGCATCATCAACAGCCGCAGCGAGATCGACGAGATCCGCTTCTCGCTGCCGAACAACCACCACTTCCTGGTGGACCTCGAACCGTTCGGACTCAAGAACGACAACGAGGTCTACTTCGCGGCGGACCGTCCCTACGGTCTGATCGAGGCCACCGTGCTCCGCGACGGCGTCGAGCCGAAGATCCCGGTCGACATGACCAACCTCTGACGCGGCACTGAACCGGCCCCCGCCCGCCCGCAGTCGGGCGGGGGCCGGTCATCCCGGAGGAAACACCCATGGCACAGCCTGCAACGGGGCCGGCCGAAGGCCCGAAACCTCTTATCGGCAACGCAGTTCACCCGTGCGACGAGAAGCTCCCTCCCGCACGACTCGTCCCCGCGGCCCTCCAGCACATCGCCGCCATGTACGCGGGCGTCGTCACCCCTCCGCTGATCATCGGCCAGGCAGTCGGCCTGGACACCGCCGGGATGACGCGGCTCATCGCCGCGAGCCTCCTGATCGCCGGGCTCGCCACCATCGTGCAGACCATCGGCATCGGCGCCTTCGCCGGCAACCGGCTGCCGTTCGTCAACGCGGCCTCCTCCGCCGGTATCGCCCCGATGCTCGCCATCGCCGAGACCAGCGCCCCCGGCCACCAACT
This DNA window, taken from Streptomyces griseus subsp. griseus, encodes the following:
- a CDS encoding extracellular solute-binding protein, whose amino-acid sequence is MKYRLLAGGSVLVLAAALSSCSSPSGSASGDGRTRVDVWLMRDSVSDTFQKEFTADFAKRHPEIDVKIQIQEWDGIGQKITAALASNDAPDVIEAGNTQVAQYAESGGLLDLSDRKDELNGADWLSGLAEPGAYEGKQYGIPYYAANRVVIHRTDLFEKAGVDAKAIKTREQWIDATTKLNTGGTQGIYLPGQMWYALAGFIWDEGGDLATESGGKWSGALDTPEALRGMAFYEELQALGKGPKDSDEDDPPQAEVMAQGQVAQVISTPGGANVIVEKNPGLKGKLAFFPIPGKTADTPGAVFTGGSDLVVPAAAAHPEEAVTFIKELTGNAWQKKLAVAMSYVPNRTSLASAVAGDPGAAAMAVGAANGHATPNTPGWAAVEAENPIKDYMTAVLTGRDPVKEAAKASQDISRAMNAGS
- the pucL gene encoding factor-independent urate hydroxylase; translation: MPTILGQNQYGKAENRVVKITRDGDTHHIKDLNVSVALSGDMDDVHYSGSNANVLPTDTTKNTVFAFAKEHGIESAEQFGIHLARHFVSSQEPIHRARIRIEEYAWERIATSDGNSKFIGADEVKHSFARKGMETRVSQITYDGESWEVISGLKDLTVMNSTNSEFWGYVKDKYTTLKEAYDRILATDVSARWRYNWTSDEQPMPNWEKSYEQARKHMLQAFAETYSLSLQQTLYQMGSRIINSRSEIDEIRFSLPNNHHFLVDLEPFGLKNDNEVYFAADRPYGLIEATVLRDGVEPKIPVDMTNL
- a CDS encoding GntR family transcriptional regulator, with product MDTDVPGTVLKRERTRDAVLELIESRSPGDAIPSERALCSLLGVSRPTVRAAVDELVAAGLLVREHGRGMFVAPAKITQELVAGDRSLAVPQAAGAWSSRLLEFTTLQAGARVGRKLRMSPAAEIVYVARLRLVDGAPMAIEHLHIRAGLVPGLSAQELESGDLYEHLRTTHDVHVHEAVQAIEPTVVTRAEAKLLDVPELSPALLFERLTSDTAGRPVEYVHSLYRGDRYRIVSRLALGRAAEVFPDREGHHPGIPPGDFAHGDAITSSTRGDIQTGA
- a CDS encoding helix-turn-helix domain-containing protein, whose translation is MTESADHSPVTVDHPFVSAVKPLVDAMGAELLGPDQAQPDDVVLAWEGRDVIAVRLPQLSDSLDHILAALERRHGMPLADLDRKAKQSVVRTLEARGAFSVRHGVETVAGALGVSRFTVYNYLNREHSAKGE
- a CDS encoding lactonase family protein, whose amino-acid sequence is MNAVPNPASGRPSVGRRSLLGGLLAGAAALVAAPALSASAHAAARPAPAATRRLLLGTYTSAEGGGTGIGTATYDTATGAMTPGAVITGVENPSYLALHPSGSTVYAVAEQDAGAVTAVALAPDGTYDVLGTRPTGGSGPTHLSVHPSGDWLLSANYTSGSVAVHPIAADGSLGERTDLVTHSSPPPGPGQSGPHAHQIVTSPDGGHVLAVDLGTDTVYTYRLDTSAGTLTEVSRAALAPGSGPRHLTFHPGGRSAYLACELDNTTVVCAYDPGNGTLTPGPGQSTGAETGYPAQLVVTGDGSYAYLANRGPNSLTRYAVEDGGAALRLLDTVPVGGDWPRQLALSPDSSLLFAANQRSATVTAFRVGDDGSLASAGDALPAPVAVCVLPLP
- the uraD gene encoding 2-oxo-4-hydroxy-4-carboxy-5-ureidoimidazoline decarboxylase, with translation MTSSSTPGLTRFNTLADGDSTPALHEVCASAAWGETVLAGRPYATEEALLSASDAAMAELTAEDLAEAMAGHPPIGRPKPGDPTSSREQRGMAGASEELKTEMLELNLAYQERFGHVFLICATGATGEQMRDAVRSRIGNSPEQEQEIVRTELGKINRIRLTRLVRETLAEEAPAQES
- the uraH gene encoding hydroxyisourate hydrolase; translation: MSTDTTASVSTHILDTSIGRPAASVAVSLAARSGSDAPYVTLGASATDADGRCKDLPALPEGTTHVRLAFDTETYFSKKQAEAQQDAPRVRDSGAFFPEVTIAFAVVPGEHYHVPLLLNPFGYSVYRGS